The Fusobacterium necrophorum subsp. necrophorum genome includes the window CGGAGCCAGTCACAGTTTAAGCAATCAGGGTGTGGAAGATTTGGAATTTTTAGCTTTTATCATTCCTGAATAAAAATAGGGAGCTATCTCAGTAATGATATATTTTGAGATAGCCCCTATATATTTTCATCATATATTTCTCAGTCTTTCTGACCGTTATAAATTATCCTACTCTGTTATTTTCTGTGATATTCATTTTTTGCCGGAGAGGAAGTATGTTCTTGATAGAGTGCACCCTTCCGGCGATATAAAGCTTTTTCATTCTTCTAGAAATAAAATTAACAAATTCCATAAGAATTTCCGATTTCAATATATTTTTTCATCACGTCACAAGCTTCTTCAAATCTTTTGTGTTCTCGTTCATCCAAAGGAAGCTCCAAAATTTCTTCCACTCCGTTATTTCCAATAATGGCAGGAACTCCAATATAAAAACCGGAATGTCCGTATTCTCCGTCTAAATAGGCACTACATGGAAGAACTCTTCTTTCATTGTGGAAAATCGCCTTGACAAGATTTGCACAGGTACAACCGATTCCAAATTCCGTACAATTTTTTCCGGCAATAATATCCCAAGCAGTTCGAACCGCTTGTTTTTCCAATTCTAATAAATCCACATTTTTAAATTGTTCCGGATGAGTTTTGACATATTCCAAGAAAGGAAGTCCGTGAATTGTAGCACTTGAATAATTTGCCACTTGAGTATCCCCATGTTCTCCCAACATAAAAGCTTGAATTACACTGCTGTCGATATTTGTTACTTCACTGATAATTCTTCGCAATCTGGCACTGTCAAGTCCGGTACCGGTACCGATAACTCTGTTTTTTGGAAAACCGGATAGTTGTCTTACAAAATATGTGACAATGTCAACCGGATTTGTAATGACCACAAAGATTCCGTCGAAACCTGCTTTTACCACATCAGGAACGAAGCTTTTCACAGCTTCCATAGACCCTTTTAATTCTTCCAATCTTTGTTTGTTTTTGGTTAAACTTCCCACACTTACTACAATGACATCCATTTCAGACAATTCTTGGATTCCGCCGTCTTTGATGATGCTTCTGTGAGGAAGAAAACTTACCGTATCCATACAATCGATGGCATGTGCCTTTGCTTTTTCCGGAAGAATATCCATCAGTACCATTTCATCACAAACTCCTTGTAATAACATTGCTAAGGCACAGTGGCTTCCTACATGTCCAATTCCTACAATTCCTACTTTTTTTGTTTGTAACATAGTCATACCCCTTTCAAATAAAATATTCACTACAATTTTATTATATCATAAATTTTTCAGAGAAAAAATATTTTCTTGATACCGGGGAAGTGTGTTATAATGAAAAGAATAAAAAGTGGAGGAAAGACAATGGTTTATTTATTTTTTGCTCTCTATGCGGAAGCAAGACCTTTTTTAGAAAAATGGAAGTGTAAAAAACAAAATCAATATACAAAATATCAGGTGTTTGAAGCGGAAAATGTCTGTTGTGTTATTACAGGAGTGGGAGTGATGAATATGGCAATTCACAGTACACATTTTCTTTCCTCACGATTTCCGGAAGGAGAAGATATTTTTTGTAATATCGGAGTAGCAGGAAGCAGAAAGAAATCATTTGCCAAGGGAGAACTCTATCTCATTCATAAAATTCATGCAAAGGAGAGCGGTAGAGATTTCTATCCCGAATTATTATATCAACAGAATTTCAAAGAGGCGAGTTTGGAGAGCTTTTCCAAGATTGTGGGAAAAGAGGAGGAAGTACGGGAAGATTTAGTCGATATGGAAGGAGCCGCTTTTTTTGAAACGATGACTTTTTTTGTGAAAAAGCGACAAATTTTTTTATGGAAGTGTGTATCCGATTTTTTGGAGGGAGAGATAGTGCAGCCCGAAGCATTGCTGAAAAAACACTGTGAAAGTTTAGCACTCTTTTTTGACCGGCACTTGCAAACAAAAGAAAGCGGTGAGCAAAGAAAAAAAGAAGAAGAGAAGCAGCTGCAAGAGGCTCTATGGAAACATCTTTTTTGCTCGGAAACCATGTGTATTCAAGGGAGAGAGTTGCTTCACTATGCAGAGTTGTCTCAGAAAAATGTAAGAGCCTTGATAGAAAAATATCTGCTGCTTGAAGTTAAAACAAAGTCGGAGGGGAAGAAGTATTTTGAGAACTTACGAAATGAAATCATGGAATTCTAATTTCTCTCATATTTATGTGGAGAAAGAAGTGATGAAGCATGAGAGAAGCCAAAAAATAATGGAGAAATTTCCAAAAGCTGTCATCATAGAGATAGAGAATTATCAGGATGTTTTTCATCCGAGCGGGCAGGAATTTGCCTATCAAAAACAAAGTCAAAAATTGATTTTAGCAAGGAAGCGAGATCACTTTTTATACAGAGGAGCTAAGGTGTGTGAAAGCTTTGAAAATCATCACTTTTATTATACAAGTTTTTTATTGAACTGTATCTATGACTGTGATTATTGTTATTTGCAAGGGGTATATTCTTCTGCAAATATTGTCATTTTTGTGAATTTAGAGGATTTTTTCGAAGAAGTGGAACGGAGATTGGAAGAAACAAAAGACTTATATCTTTGTATTTCATACGATACGGATTTATTAGCATTGGAGGGAATTCATTCCTTTGTGGAAGCGTGGTATGATTTCAGTCAAAAACATCCCGGTTTGAAAATTGAACTGAGAACCAAGAGTGCAAAAGTATTAGATTTTTCCAAGAAGCCCTATAATCCGAATTTTATTTTGGCATGGACTCTATCTCCCGAAGCTGTCAGTCGAATGTTTGAGAAAAAAACGCCCTCTTTGCAAAATCGCTTAGAGGCCATTCGAAAATGGCAGAAACAAGGATTTTCTATTCGACTTTGTTTTGATCCTGTTTTGTGGCAGAAAGATTTTGAGAAAAACTACTCTCTTTTTTTCCAATATTGTTTTTCGAGCTTGGACAGGGAGAAGATTTTAGATGTGAGTGTGGGAACCTTTCGAATCTCCAAAGAATACCTGAAAAAAATGAGAAAGCAGAATCGGAATTCCTTGTTACTTTCTTATCCCTTTGTTTGTGAGCAGGGAGTTTACAGTTATCCAAGAGAGATTCAAAGCAAGATATTTGATCTTGTCCAAAGGGAAATAAAGCAATATGTGGCAGAAGAAAAACTATTTATCGGAGGAGGACTATGAAGGTTTTAGTGACGGGAGCAACTTCCGGGATTGGAAGAGTCCTAGTGGAAAGACTGTTGCAGGAGGGCAATGAGGTGCTGGGGATAGGACGGGATTTTCAAAAATATCCCTTAGAACATCCCAAGTATCAGGCATATTCTTGTGATTTGAGAAAGATGGCGGAAGTAGAAAAATTGTTACGAGTGGTAGCAAGCAAAGATTGGGATGCCATCATCTTGGTTGCAGGACTGGGATATTTTGCCCCTCATGAAGAAATTCATTTTTCCAAAATTCAGGAAATGGTACAGGTCAACCTCGGCTCTGCGATGATGTTGGTACAGGCAAGCTTGCGAAGTTTGAAAAAAACAAAGGGGCATATCCTTTTTCTTTCTTCCGTGACTGCCGGCAAGGCAAGTCCCATAGGAGCTGCTTATTCCGCTACAAAAGCGGGACTTTCTCATTTTGCAACAAGCCTTTGGGAAGAAGTGAGAAAATATGGAGTGAGAGTCAGTGTCGTGGAGCCGGATATGACAAAGACGGATTTTTATAAGCACAATTCTTTCGATGTTGGAGAGGAAGAAGATAGTTATCTATTGGCAGAAGAGGTTGTCGAGGCTGTTCTTTTTCTGTTTTCTCAGCGAAAGGAAGTGAATATTCGAAGGATTGAAATACAGCCGCAACGACATAGAATAACTCGTAGGGGGTAAGCGGTATTGAAGAAAATATAAAAAAAAGCTATGATATTTCTATACTATTAGAATAAAGGAGGACGACTATGAAAAAAAGAAGATGGAGCATATGCTTTGTGATATTATGCCTGTGCATGGCATGTATTGGCTGCGGAAAGAAAAAGGAAGAAGCGGAACAGGAAAAAATAAAAGTGGTTACCAGCAACTATCCGATGTATGATTTTACGAAAAGAATTGCGGGAGACAGCTTGGAAATTGTAAATTTAGTTCCACCCGGAACAGAACCGCATGATTGGGAACCCAGTGTACAAGATATTGCTCAATTGGAAGAAGCAAAAGCCTTTATTTATAATGGAGCAGGAATGGAGGCATGGGTTGAAAAAGTGTTGGAAAGTTTGAATAATAAAGAATTATTGGTGGTAGAAGCATCGCAACGAGTGGATTTGTTAAAGGCAGAGGAGCATGATGAGGACGAAGAGGAAGCTCATCATGAAAAAGCTCATGAACATAAGCATCACGAGCATGAACACGAACATTACCACGAAGAACATCATCACCATCATCATGGAGAATGGGATCCTCATGTGTGGTTAAGTTTGCGAGCAGCTCAAATAGAAATGGAAAATATTAAAAATCTTTTGGTCGAAGTCAATCCGGAACAAAAAGAGGTCTATGAAGAAAATTATCGAAAAGCAATCAAGGAATTTCAAGCCTTAGACGAAGAATTCAAGGAAACATTGGCAGCGTTTGAAGGAAGAGAAATTGTTGTGGCTCATGAAGCCTTTGCTTATTTATGCCGAGATTATCATTTACATCAATTGGGAATAGAAGGAGTTTTTGCAGATTCAGAACCTTCTCCCGCTAAAATGAAAGAAATCATTGATTTTGTCAAAGAACATCAGGTAAAGGTGATTTTCTTTGAAAGTTTAGCAAGTCCTAAGGTAGCAGAGGCAATTGCGAGAGAAACAGGAGCGAAAACGGATATGTTAAATCCCATCGAAGGATTGACAGAAGAGGAAATGGCTTCCGGAAAAGACTATCTATCTGTGATGAGAGAAAATTTAGAAGCTTTGAAGAAAGCATTCGTGGAATAAGAGGGAAATGTGAAAACACTAATTCAAGTGGAACAGGGATATTTTTCCTATCCAAAACAGGAGAGTTTGTTACGAAATATCAATTTTAGCATAGGAGAAGGAGAGTTTGCCGCCATTATCGGAGCAAATGGGGCGGGAAAGACCACCTTTTTAAAATTATTGTTGGGGCAACTTTCTTTTCAGAAAGGAAAAGTGACAAGAAATTATCGACAAATTTCCTATGTAAGTCAGGCTCAGGATAAAACACAGGATTCTTTTCCCGCTACGGTATTAGAGATTGTACTATTAAATTTACGACGGGAGATTGGATATTTTCATTTTGTCAAAGAGAAGCATCGGGAACAAGCTCGAAAAGCTTTGAAAATGGTTGGAATGGAAGCTTATGAAAAGCATTTGATGAAGGAGTTATCAGGAGGGCAACGTCAACGAGTGATGATAGCAAAAGCTCTTGTACAGGAACCGGAACTCTTAATTTTGGATGAGCCTACCACAGGTTTGGATAAAAAAGCAGTAGAAGATTTATTTGATACTTTAACAATCTTGCAGCATGAGAAGGGAATGAGTATTTTAATGATCAGCCATGATTTGTTTCGAGTAAGAACCTGGTGTGAGCATATCTATCTACTGGAGGAGGGAGAATTATATGCTTCAGTATGAATTTATGCAGAAAGCTTTTTTAGTGGGAATCTTAGTGTCTATCATCGTTCCTTGTATAGGAAGTTTTGTAGTCTTAAAGCGTCTTTCCATGTTGGGAGACGCTCTTTCTCATGCTTCTTTGAGCGGAGTTGCTTTGGGATTGCTCTTGGCTTGGAATCCTTTGGTAGGAGCTTTTCTTGCCTGTGTTGTCGCCGCTTTGGGAACGGAATATCTACGGGAAAAGATTCCGGAATATTCCGAAATTTCGATAGCGATTATTACCTCCCTGGGAGTGGGGTTGGCAGGGGTCTTGTCCAGTTTTATCAAAAATGCAACTTCCTTTCATAGTTTTTTATTTGGAAGTATTGTGGCAATTTCTACAGGGGAAGTCATGATGATTGCCTGTATCAGTGTTGTTGTCATTTTTGTGTTTCTCTTTTTTTATAAGGAACTTTTTTATATCGCTTTTGATGAAGAGGGAGCTAAAGTTGCGGGAGTGCCGGTCAATCAACTTAACTTTCTTGTGACGCTCATTACGGCTATGACGGTTTCCATTGCCTCTCGAACAGTCGGAGCTTTAATGATTTCATCTTTTATGGTTTTGCCGATGGCAACTGCCATGCAGGTGGCAAGAAGTTATCGAAGTACGATTTTATTTGCTGTTTTTTATGCACTGATATCTACTTTGTCAGGATTAAGTCTTTCTTATTATTATGGATTAAAACCTGGAGGAACAATCGTGTTATTATCTGTTGGAATCTTTTTTTGGAATCTGTTTTGGAAACATTATGCACGAAATCAATAGCTACTTTCTATGTGACTTGGCTTCATCTGCATCTAATAGATGCTTTTGATATAAGCCTATAGAGTTTTTTGAACGCTTTTATTTGAATAAAAAAAGAAAAAAGAAAAAGTCTCTTGGCTTTTTCTTTTTTATATTTAGTTATTTTATTTTAATATTGATCCCTAATTATTTTTACTTTTAATAAATAATTGTTTTTTTATAAAAATACATCAATCTATAAATATAATTTATGGTATACTGAAAATAGAATTTTTTATTGATATTTCAAGGATTATATTTTAACACTCCTATTTTTATATCAAAGAAAACAAAGACATAGTTATGGTTTGATAGAATGGAAATAGAAAAAGGATGCAAAAATGTTTCATAAATATAAAAGAGGTGGAGAGAAAAATGAAAAAAATATCTGTAATGAATCATGCTTATTTTTTTTTGCTATTTTGTACTTAAAGATGAAGTGCACCAGGATAGTATAGAAGCGTATAAACTAATATTGGGAGGGGGAATTTAAGGAATGATCAAGAGTATAAAAATAATGTTTTTATTTTTAATAATACTATCATCCACAACACTACCATCAACATTAACTACAAAACGAATGAGAGCAAATTCCATTAGGATAAATGCATTAGAAATTAACATAATAGAAGCTTTAAAAGAAGAATTACCGGAGGAGATGACAATAGTATTGGATGACAGAGCATTGAATTTTGATTTTGATAAATCGGTTGTAAAACCAAAATATAATGAAATGTTAACAAATTTAAAAGAGTTTATCACAAAGAATAATTATGAAGTAACAATAGAAGGACATACAGATTATATAGCAAGCAATGAATATAATATGGGATTATCTAAAAGAAGGGCAGAAGCTGTGAAGGCTAAATTGATTGAATTAGGCTTAGAGCCAAGTAGAATTGTTGCAATACTTCCTAAAGGGGAGGAAGAGCCAATAGCAGACAATAAAACCACAGAAGGAAGAGCTAAAAATAGAAGGGTTGAATTTAAGTTAGTAAAAAGAGATTCAGTAGGGGAAGTAAATTCAGAAGAAAGTAGAATTATAGACGTGAAGAAAGGAGTCGTTGAAGCTGAAAATTAAAAAAGGGGAGGGGAAAAATGAATAGTTATTTGTGTAAAACAGAACAACACCTTCGTTCCATCGCAAAAAGAAATGAGAGTGTAAGATACTCCTTGGGATTAGTAATCCTATTTTTGATGTTGGGGGGAGGTGCATTTTCAGAGGAGATACAGGATGGAAATAGGATAGCAAACACAAGTCCAACAAGAGAACAAATATTGTCAAGAGAAACTTTAAGAAGTTTAGTAGGAAACTTACAATCCAAAATAGCTAGTGCAAGAGCAGAAAATGAAAAAGGATTGGCAGGCTTAAGATTAGAATTAATTCAATTAATGGAACAAGGAAATCAAGTGGTAAAATCACCATGGCCGTCATGGCAATTTGGTGTTAACCATATGTACAGTCAATGGAATGCTGTATATAAGGGAAGAGGAGATAAGTCAGAAAAATATCCATTTGAAGGAACCTTTACAAGAAGCGGGGATTTATTTTTAAGAAATATACATCCTGACAGTAAAAATTATGAAAAGTATACTTCTTTTATGCCAGGAGTCATTTCTTCTTTCTCCACTTTTTCAGCTGGTGGAAATAATTCAAAAAGAGTGTTTGCAGTAGAAAAGCAAATGGGAGTGGATAAAAGCTTAGCAACCACTTCTTTGAGAGGTGGAGATGAAGATTCTTATGGATTGGGAAATTCCAAAATAAAACAAGAAGAGATAGCCAAAATAGAATTGGGGGCAAGCGTTAGACCTAGAAAAATGGATAAAGAAACAATTACAGTAGAAGCCCCTAAAAAGCCAAGTTTAAATAAACCAGAGGTTTTACTACCCAAAAGTCCAAATGCCCCAGAAGCACCAGCCGCACCGACATTAAGCTTAAATGCATTTGAGCCAGTAGTGCCAAAAAGTCCCAATCCAGAATTAGGTGATGCAGAGATTTTCAATATAAAATTAGGTTCATTTGGAAACTATATGACATACTCAAATTATAATAAACACAATGAAGATGGGGGAGGGCTTGCTGAGGGGATGGATCCTAATGCAAGATCCTATGGGGATCATGAAGATAAAAGCATAAAGAATAATGATTTAGAAAGGGGTCCTTCCATAAGATATACTTGGGCAACTCCAAGTAATGCTTTGAGTTCTGGTGAAGGCTTTGACTCAACACTTTTAAAAGTATATTTTGATTATGGAAACATAAATGATACAAGCTCTGAAAAAGGAAAAACTCTTACAATAGAATCAGATGTTAAGCAAACGATAGATTCTATAAATAGTTTAACGGAAACACAAATAGCTCATGAAAAGGAAAAAAATAGAATATGGAATACCGGAAAATTTTTAACAGGTGGTTCAAGATTTGCTACTATGGATAATGCTCGTGATGCCACAATAGAGAACAAAGGGACAATAAATTTGACAGGGCCACTTGTTGCAGGATTTGAAGTACAAAGTGATACCCTAGGTTCCGGAAAAAGGACCATTAAAAATTCTGGAACGATAACAGATGAAAAGGAAGAGGAATATAGAGATGATAAAGGCTTAGGAGGACTTCAAGTAGGGAAAGTAAATGAAGCCGGAGAAGAAGTTGAAACTGTTGGAGATTCTACAGAATTAACTCTACCCCCTTTTGCACGTGGTTTGGATGGGAAAAGAATTTGGGATTATTTTAGTATTGAGGGGCCCCCTACAGTTGGAGATAAATTAAAAGTGAAAAGAGCTTCTGATATCGTGAACTCTAAAAATGAAGTTATAAAAAGAGGCGGATATACAGGTCATAAAGTTGGAATGATTTTAACCTATGAAAATAACGATAGTAGAAGGGAGTCATTATACTCTTTAATCAATACGAAAGAAGGAAAAATAGAATTTAAGGGAGAAAAATCCATAGGTATGCAAATTTATGCTCCTAATTCCCCTGAAATAAATGTTAATGTAAAAAATGAAGGAACAATTTCAATGGGGGGAGCTGAAAGTTATGGTATCAAAATATCTTCAAGAATTGCAGATAACAGACAGAATGATGAAAACAATGAAACAATAAAAGAAATTGGAAATGCTGAAAAAGGAACCATCAATGTATCCGGTGGGAATGGGAAAGTAGGTTCTTTCTCTTCGGGGATAGCTGTTATAGAAGATGAAAATTTGTTTCCTTTTATGCCTCAAGCGGTGTCTCAAATGGAAGCATATGCATATGCTGCTCCTATGGAGCAAGAGAAAAATATAAGAGCCTATAAAGATTATATAAAAAATAAAGGAACCATCAATGTCAGCGGCGGAACCGGAAATACAGGAATGTATCTAAAAATTTATAAAGATGATGATATTACAAATGAAGGAAACATCAATGTTTCAGGAATAAAAAATATTGGAATGAGAGTTACCGGAGGTAGCATTGATATTAATCATAGTCATGATGAGTGGCAAGCGGTATCACTTTATCGCATGCCTTCCACACCACTTTATCACATGGCTTCAGTAGAGGATGATGAAGATGTAAATGGATTTACTTCATCATATTATTATAATAATATGCCATATGCCTATAATAAATCGAAGATTAGTTTGACTGATGGAGAAGAAAATATAGGAATGGTGGCAAATGGAAGTTTCAGGGTAGGTTCCATAGCAGAGAATAAAGCTGGTGGAGAGATCATCATTAGTGGTGGAAATAAAAATATAGGGATGCTATCAACGGAAGCAGAGTTGGAGATGATACCTATGTCCTTGGATTATTTTGGTTATGAGAGGTATGGTGGTCGAGGGATTGTAAAAAATCTTGGAACGATAAAAGCAACAGAAAATTCAAAAAATGCTATCGGAATGACCCCTTCGACTTCAGAGAAATCCAATTCTGTGGCATTAAATCTTGGTAAAGGAAAAATTGATTTAAAAGGGGAGGGTTCCATAGGAGTATATAATAGTGCAGGAACTTTTGAAATGAGAAACGAAAGTGAAGATATTCCTGAAATAAGTGTAGCCGGAAAAAACTCTATTGCAGTGTATGCAAGTAAAATATTTGGTACACAAGGAAGACAAGAGGGAATCTTTCCTACAGGAGAAGAACTTGGTACAAGCTCGTCAAAAGAAGAAATTTTTTATCAGTATAATGGGAATTTAGCTAGAATAAAGAGCGGAAAAGTCAGTGCTGAAAAAGGAATTGTTCTTTATGCCGATGATGCAATTATAGAATTGGGAAGAAATAATGGTGTCACTGATGGAGATTTAAAAAATTCTCCAGAGTTAACAGCAAAAAGTGGTGCGTTGATGTTTTATAACTATACTCACTCTGATTCGACTCCTCCAAAATCCTATGGAAGTTTTCGCTTGAGTAATGATGTAAAAGGAATTGTAGAAAATGGAGGGACGGCTTTTTATTTAAGAAATGTGACGGATAAAAATGAGTTTCTGAATAAAATGTTTAGAGATGATTTTTTTCATACCACTTATTATTATGGTACTAGCTCTGTTTCTGGATATAAAGATAGTTATACTCCTGAACAATTAAAAAATAAGTTTACTTGGGATGATAATAATGCAAAATTGAGTGTCACAGGGAAAAAACTTAGTTTAACAATGGAGGAAGGTTCCACATTGTTTATGACGGCAAACGATAATATAGATGATGTGAAATCATTTCAATCTTTAAGTCGCTTGACTGCGGATGGGTTCAAAAAATATGGAAATAGAGTTGAAATCAAGGATAATTCATCTCCATATTATAAAATAGAGTCTTCCCTTAGAAATAAATTATTGGTGGATAAAAATGTTAATTTGGATGATAGGGCAGAAGTCTATAATAGATTAGAATATCTTTCCTCTTGGGTAACTGTAAATTCTGGAATAAATATGACATCTAATACGGATGATAAAA containing:
- a CDS encoding metal ABC transporter permease; the protein is MLQYEFMQKAFLVGILVSIIVPCIGSFVVLKRLSMLGDALSHASLSGVALGLLLAWNPLVGAFLACVVAALGTEYLREKIPEYSEISIAIITSLGVGLAGVLSSFIKNATSFHSFLFGSIVAISTGEVMMIACISVVVIFVFLFFYKELFYIAFDEEGAKVAGVPVNQLNFLVTLITAMTVSIASRTVGALMISSFMVLPMATAMQVARSYRSTILFAVFYALISTLSGLSLSYYYGLKPGGTIVLLSVGIFFWNLFWKHYARNQ
- a CDS encoding L-lactate dehydrogenase, producing the protein MLQTKKVGIVGIGHVGSHCALAMLLQGVCDEMVLMDILPEKAKAHAIDCMDTVSFLPHRSIIKDGGIQELSEMDVIVVSVGSLTKNKQRLEELKGSMEAVKSFVPDVVKAGFDGIFVVITNPVDIVTYFVRQLSGFPKNRVIGTGTGLDSARLRRIISEVTNIDSSVIQAFMLGEHGDTQVANYSSATIHGLPFLEYVKTHPEQFKNVDLLELEKQAVRTAWDIIAGKNCTEFGIGCTCANLVKAIFHNERRVLPCSAYLDGEYGHSGFYIGVPAIIGNNGVEEILELPLDEREHKRFEEACDVMKKYIEIGNSYGIC
- a CDS encoding spore photoproduct lyase, which produces MVYLFFALYAEARPFLEKWKCKKQNQYTKYQVFEAENVCCVITGVGVMNMAIHSTHFLSSRFPEGEDIFCNIGVAGSRKKSFAKGELYLIHKIHAKESGRDFYPELLYQQNFKEASLESFSKIVGKEEEVREDLVDMEGAAFFETMTFFVKKRQIFLWKCVSDFLEGEIVQPEALLKKHCESLALFFDRHLQTKESGEQRKKEEEKQLQEALWKHLFCSETMCIQGRELLHYAELSQKNVRALIEKYLLLEVKTKSEGKKYFENLRNEIMEF
- a CDS encoding OmpA family protein; its protein translation is MIKSIKIMFLFLIILSSTTLPSTLTTKRMRANSIRINALEINIIEALKEELPEEMTIVLDDRALNFDFDKSVVKPKYNEMLTNLKEFITKNNYEVTIEGHTDYIASNEYNMGLSKRRAEAVKAKLIELGLEPSRIVAILPKGEEEPIADNKTTEGRAKNRRVEFKLVKRDSVGEVNSEESRIIDVKKGVVEAEN
- a CDS encoding metal ABC transporter substrate-binding protein; amino-acid sequence: MKKRRWSICFVILCLCMACIGCGKKKEEAEQEKIKVVTSNYPMYDFTKRIAGDSLEIVNLVPPGTEPHDWEPSVQDIAQLEEAKAFIYNGAGMEAWVEKVLESLNNKELLVVEASQRVDLLKAEEHDEDEEEAHHEKAHEHKHHEHEHEHYHEEHHHHHHGEWDPHVWLSLRAAQIEMENIKNLLVEVNPEQKEVYEENYRKAIKEFQALDEEFKETLAAFEGREIVVAHEAFAYLCRDYHLHQLGIEGVFADSEPSPAKMKEIIDFVKEHQVKVIFFESLASPKVAEAIARETGAKTDMLNPIEGLTEEEMASGKDYLSVMRENLEALKKAFVE
- a CDS encoding spore photoproduct lyase family protein encodes the protein MRTYEMKSWNSNFSHIYVEKEVMKHERSQKIMEKFPKAVIIEIENYQDVFHPSGQEFAYQKQSQKLILARKRDHFLYRGAKVCESFENHHFYYTSFLLNCIYDCDYCYLQGVYSSANIVIFVNLEDFFEEVERRLEETKDLYLCISYDTDLLALEGIHSFVEAWYDFSQKHPGLKIELRTKSAKVLDFSKKPYNPNFILAWTLSPEAVSRMFEKKTPSLQNRLEAIRKWQKQGFSIRLCFDPVLWQKDFEKNYSLFFQYCFSSLDREKILDVSVGTFRISKEYLKKMRKQNRNSLLLSYPFVCEQGVYSYPREIQSKIFDLVQREIKQYVAEEKLFIGGGL
- a CDS encoding SDR family oxidoreductase; amino-acid sequence: MKVLVTGATSGIGRVLVERLLQEGNEVLGIGRDFQKYPLEHPKYQAYSCDLRKMAEVEKLLRVVASKDWDAIILVAGLGYFAPHEEIHFSKIQEMVQVNLGSAMMLVQASLRSLKKTKGHILFLSSVTAGKASPIGAAYSATKAGLSHFATSLWEEVRKYGVRVSVVEPDMTKTDFYKHNSFDVGEEEDSYLLAEEVVEAVLFLFSQRKEVNIRRIEIQPQRHRITRRG
- a CDS encoding ATP-binding cassette domain-containing protein, coding for MKTLIQVEQGYFSYPKQESLLRNINFSIGEGEFAAIIGANGAGKTTFLKLLLGQLSFQKGKVTRNYRQISYVSQAQDKTQDSFPATVLEIVLLNLRREIGYFHFVKEKHREQARKALKMVGMEAYEKHLMKELSGGQRQRVMIAKALVQEPELLILDEPTTGLDKKAVEDLFDTLTILQHEKGMSILMISHDLFRVRTWCEHIYLLEEGELYASV